A region from the Vicinamibacterales bacterium genome encodes:
- a CDS encoding TIGR00366 family protein translates to MPSRERVADPGADEPGIIGRAALALTAWTERWIPDAFIFALLATVIVVVAALAWTPATPAQVVDIWGAGFWGLIPFTMQMALIIITGHVLATSAPMRTVIVAIAAWPATPRGAVALVAFFAMTSSWFNWGFSLIFSAVLAREVARRVTGVDYRALAAASFLGLGSIWAQGLSGSAALQMATAGALQPQIREIVAGGGLVPGGIIPFTHTIFLWQSLLSVAIEIAVVTLVMWLATPPAGRARTAADLGVDLTDRHAPAPATRDLTPGAWLEHSIILPLFVVALGAVYLARYFSRAPDALNAINLDIVNLSFLLLGILLHQTPARLMHAVQGATPAVWGVLLQFPFYAGIAAVITGTHLSQQLAALFVGVSTKTTFPAVVALYSAVLGVFVPSGGSKWIIEAPYVMAAAHSLNVHLGWVVVAYDLGEALANLLQPFWMLPILGMLGLRARDVMGYTFVVFLVLTPVVLILVTVLGMTLGYPL, encoded by the coding sequence ATGCCATCTCGCGAGCGCGTGGCCGATCCCGGAGCGGACGAGCCCGGAATCATCGGCCGCGCCGCCCTGGCCCTCACGGCCTGGACGGAACGCTGGATTCCCGACGCCTTCATCTTCGCGCTGCTGGCCACGGTGATCGTGGTCGTCGCCGCCCTGGCGTGGACGCCGGCCACGCCGGCGCAGGTCGTGGACATCTGGGGCGCCGGCTTCTGGGGCCTCATCCCGTTCACGATGCAGATGGCGCTGATCATCATCACCGGCCACGTGCTGGCGACCTCGGCGCCGATGCGGACGGTGATTGTCGCCATCGCCGCCTGGCCGGCGACCCCTCGCGGCGCGGTGGCGCTGGTCGCCTTCTTCGCCATGACCAGCTCGTGGTTCAACTGGGGCTTCTCGCTGATCTTCAGCGCCGTGCTGGCGCGCGAGGTCGCGCGCCGGGTGACGGGCGTGGACTACCGCGCCCTCGCGGCCGCCAGCTTCCTGGGCCTCGGCAGCATCTGGGCCCAGGGCCTGAGCGGGTCCGCCGCCCTGCAGATGGCGACGGCCGGTGCCCTGCAGCCGCAGATCCGCGAGATCGTCGCGGGCGGCGGCCTGGTGCCCGGCGGGATCATCCCCTTCACCCACACCATTTTTCTCTGGCAGAGCCTGCTGTCGGTGGCCATCGAGATCGCCGTGGTCACGCTGGTGATGTGGCTGGCGACGCCGCCGGCCGGCCGCGCGCGCACGGCCGCCGACCTCGGCGTGGACCTTACCGACCGCCACGCCCCGGCGCCGGCCACCCGCGACCTGACACCCGGCGCGTGGCTCGAGCACTCGATCATCCTGCCGCTCTTCGTCGTCGCGCTCGGCGCCGTCTATCTCGCGCGCTACTTCTCGCGCGCCCCCGACGCCCTCAACGCCATCAACCTCGACATCGTGAACCTGTCGTTCCTGCTGCTGGGCATCCTGCTCCACCAGACACCGGCGCGGCTGATGCACGCCGTGCAGGGCGCCACGCCGGCGGTGTGGGGCGTGCTGCTGCAGTTCCCGTTCTACGCGGGCATTGCGGCGGTCATCACCGGCACGCACCTGAGCCAGCAGCTGGCCGCGCTCTTCGTCGGCGTCTCGACCAAGACGACCTTTCCCGCCGTGGTCGCGCTCTACTCCGCCGTGCTCGGCGTGTTCGTGCCGTCCGGCGGGTCGAAGTGGATCATCGAGGCGCCCTACGTGATGGCCGCGGCGCACTCTTTGAACGTGCACCTGGGCTGGGTGGTGGTGGCCTACGATCTCGGCGAAGCATTGGCCAACCTGCTGCAGCCGTTCTGGATGCTGCCCATCCTCGGGATGCTGGGCCTCCGCGCTCGCGACGTCATGGGCTATACGTTCGTGGTCTTCCTGGTGCTGACGCCCGTCGTGTTAATCCTGGTGACCGTGCTGGGCATGACGCTTGGCTACCCGCTCTAG
- the cmk gene encoding (d)CMP kinase — MKNLIIAIDGPSGAGKGTLARTLAGRLGYQHVDTGAMYRAVAWKAAHDGLSLDDDGAVSAVATSAVLDQDGGRITIDGHDVTRAIRTPEIDKAAAAVARLPHVREVLVGRQRALGAAGAVVMEGRDIGTVVFPDADMKIYLDASAEERARRRASDGAHTGSQASLANVQSDLVARDKTDSTRAVAPLTLAKDAIYIDTTEMPIEVVVNHVMMLLHEKMLG; from the coding sequence GTGAAGAACCTCATCATCGCGATTGATGGACCGTCCGGCGCCGGCAAGGGCACCCTGGCCCGCACGCTGGCCGGCCGGCTCGGCTACCAACATGTTGACACCGGCGCCATGTACCGGGCCGTGGCCTGGAAGGCGGCCCACGACGGGCTGTCGCTCGACGACGACGGCGCGGTGTCGGCCGTGGCGACCAGCGCCGTGCTCGATCAGGACGGCGGCCGCATCACCATTGACGGTCACGACGTGACCCGCGCCATCCGCACGCCGGAGATCGACAAGGCGGCGGCGGCGGTCGCCCGCCTCCCGCATGTGCGCGAAGTGCTGGTCGGGCGCCAGCGTGCCCTGGGGGCGGCGGGCGCCGTGGTGATGGAGGGACGTGACATCGGCACCGTGGTGTTTCCGGACGCCGACATGAAGATCTATCTGGATGCCTCCGCCGAAGAGCGGGCCCGCCGCCGCGCCTCGGATGGCGCGCATACCGGCAGCCAGGCCAGCCTGGCGAACGTGCAGAGCGATCTGGTCGCCCGCGACAAGACGGACTCCACGCGCGCCGTGGCGCCGCTGACCCTCGCCAAGGACGCGATCTACATCGACACCACGGAGATGCCGATCGAGGTGGTCGTGAACCACGTGATGATGCTCCTGCACGAGAAGATGCTCGGATGA
- a CDS encoding segregation/condensation protein A, with amino-acid sequence MADTPEIPPGAPVPPDEAFESQLDSIHLKLQSFEGPLDLLVHLIKKNQMNVYDIQISVITKQYLQYLDLLQELNLDVASDFLVMAATLIHIKSKMLLPRPETAAGDPGEEEDPRDLLVRRLLEHQKFKAAAELLHDKETLRSAQWGRPDSRLEDIAGDDYEPEFEVDLFSLLSAFKQVLERARERPPVVLPGEQVSIESRIDQLLERLSETEACGFEDLFDDVAGRGEMIVTFLALLEMIRLKLIRVFQTGGVGGAIRIYKRARPSDAPHPIHDPEDEYKAHHPPAQRSDLRDGGSEEEEKE; translated from the coding sequence ATGGCCGATACCCCCGAGATTCCGCCCGGCGCGCCGGTGCCGCCCGACGAGGCGTTCGAGTCGCAGCTCGACTCCATCCATCTCAAGCTGCAGTCGTTCGAGGGCCCGCTCGATCTGCTCGTGCATCTGATCAAGAAGAATCAGATGAACGTCTACGACATCCAGATCTCGGTGATCACGAAGCAGTACCTCCAGTATCTCGACCTGCTGCAGGAACTGAATCTCGACGTCGCCAGCGACTTCCTGGTGATGGCGGCCACGCTGATCCACATCAAGAGCAAGATGCTGCTGCCGCGGCCAGAAACCGCGGCCGGCGACCCCGGCGAGGAAGAGGATCCGCGCGACCTCCTGGTGCGCCGGCTGCTCGAGCACCAGAAGTTCAAGGCCGCCGCCGAGCTGCTGCACGACAAGGAAACGCTGCGCAGCGCGCAGTGGGGCCGGCCCGATTCGCGCCTCGAGGACATTGCCGGCGACGACTACGAGCCCGAGTTCGAGGTGGACCTGTTCAGCCTGCTGTCGGCCTTCAAGCAGGTGCTCGAGCGCGCCCGCGAGCGGCCGCCGGTCGTGCTGCCGGGCGAACAGGTCTCGATCGAGTCGCGCATTGACCAGTTGCTCGAGCGGTTGTCTGAAACCGAGGCCTGCGGCTTCGAAGACCTGTTCGACGATGTCGCCGGGCGGGGCGAGATGATCGTCACCTTCCTGGCGCTGCTCGAGATGATCCGGCTGAAGCTGATCCGGGTGTTCCAGACCGGCGGGGTCGGCGGCGCCATCCGCATCTACAAGCGGGCGCGGCCCAGCGACGCGCCACACCCGATCCACGATCCGGAAGACGAATACAAGGCGCACCACCCGCCTGCCCAGCGAAGCGATCTTCGCGACGGTGGGTCGGAGGAAGAAGAGAAGGAATGA
- a CDS encoding putative sensor domain DACNV-containing protein, which yields MPQPTYPAARAVAASVNAHFMRHIAAASTREGFAIAEAPGPEAIEALIDAAFWASLRREEGHTPRISLAFLPPQHARHPLVFHASLPLGPPMLAKVAPAVERPGIHVGVWRSEEGYHVWGTTRDVPAFCLVVEVVASGLLVVKHRSEPFGKFANVAVLEGDQIKIVDERGGKVVPDCPSLVNTLIGALDRPVAAGVNAVLVQMAASMRLHGRGGALLVVPPDSDAWRESVITPLLYALDPPFSELADLMGTAAPDTDDLKRAVDAIAGLTAVDGATLITDRYEVLAFGAKITRRRGSTQVEHINVTEPVEGSVPIRTTPAQLGGTRHLSAAQFVHDQRDATALVASQDGRFTIFKWSPREQFVHAHRVDALLL from the coding sequence ATGCCGCAGCCCACGTATCCGGCCGCCCGCGCCGTAGCGGCGTCGGTCAACGCCCACTTCATGCGCCACATCGCCGCGGCCAGCACGCGCGAGGGTTTCGCGATTGCCGAGGCGCCGGGGCCGGAGGCGATCGAAGCGCTGATCGACGCGGCGTTCTGGGCCAGCCTGCGTCGCGAAGAGGGTCACACGCCGCGCATCTCGCTGGCGTTCCTGCCGCCGCAACACGCGCGGCACCCGCTCGTCTTCCACGCCAGCCTGCCGCTCGGGCCGCCGATGCTCGCGAAGGTAGCGCCCGCCGTGGAGCGGCCCGGCATTCACGTCGGCGTCTGGCGATCGGAGGAGGGCTATCACGTGTGGGGTACCACCCGTGACGTGCCGGCGTTTTGCCTCGTGGTGGAAGTGGTGGCATCCGGCCTGCTGGTGGTGAAACATCGCAGCGAACCGTTCGGCAAGTTCGCCAACGTCGCGGTGCTCGAAGGCGATCAGATCAAGATCGTGGACGAGCGCGGCGGCAAGGTCGTCCCCGACTGCCCCTCGCTGGTCAACACGCTGATCGGCGCCCTCGATCGGCCGGTGGCCGCCGGCGTCAATGCCGTCCTGGTGCAGATGGCTGCGTCGATGCGCCTGCATGGACGGGGCGGCGCGCTGTTGGTGGTGCCGCCGGATTCTGACGCCTGGCGCGAATCGGTGATCACGCCCCTCCTCTACGCCCTCGACCCGCCGTTCTCGGAACTGGCCGACCTGATGGGCACCGCCGCGCCCGACACCGACGACCTGAAGCGTGCCGTGGACGCGATTGCGGGACTGACCGCCGTTGACGGGGCCACCCTGATCACCGACCGCTACGAGGTGCTGGCCTTTGGCGCCAAGATCACCCGGCGGCGCGGCAGCACGCAGGTTGAACACATCAACGTGACCGAGCCTGTGGAGGGCAGCGTCCCGATCCGGACCACGCCGGCGCAACTGGGCGGCACCCGGCACCTCTCGGCTGCGCAGTTCGTGCACGACCAGCGGGATGCCACGGCGCTGGTCGCCTCCCAGGACGGCCGCTTCACCATCTTCAAGTGGTCCCCGCGCGAGCAGTTCGTGCACGCCCACCGGGTGGACGCGCTGTTGCTCTAG
- a CDS encoding GGDEF domain-containing protein, whose protein sequence is MTARPAPFWAPPEPALAIAAADGEWTVARVRLLAMALLLVSPTIKIIRAPDVPINAWGFGITVLAALAALVVAWILRTRPWHPAIGFASSALDASLVTTALASFALVSSPLDAVNSKVTFEMYFLAIAATSLRYDPRICLAIGALAVAQYGGLWLVLAALYDLRDPALVTDSGSYVALDQVTRLILLGVAVVLSTTLVRRAQRLQDVSTRDRLTGLHNRLHFERALEVEIARAMRYDHPLALAILDVDHFKAINDAYGHAAGDRVLRALSARLAGSLRRTDVVARHGGEEFVILMTETTSAQATERIEQVRRAIVAEPTAFEGERSIAIDFSAGVAGMRGRDDRMGAATLLDRADARLLAAKRAGRGRTIGDAADESTDPVREQPDGAD, encoded by the coding sequence TTGACTGCGCGCCCCGCCCCATTCTGGGCTCCCCCAGAGCCCGCCCTCGCCATCGCCGCCGCGGACGGCGAGTGGACCGTCGCCCGAGTGCGCCTCCTGGCGATGGCGTTACTGCTGGTGTCGCCGACCATCAAGATCATTCGAGCGCCGGATGTCCCGATCAATGCCTGGGGCTTCGGCATCACCGTGCTGGCAGCGCTGGCCGCCCTCGTCGTCGCGTGGATCTTGCGAACCCGCCCATGGCATCCGGCCATCGGGTTTGCCTCGAGCGCCCTGGACGCCTCCCTCGTGACGACCGCGCTGGCCAGCTTCGCGCTGGTCAGCTCGCCGCTGGATGCCGTGAATTCGAAGGTCACCTTCGAGATGTATTTCCTGGCGATTGCCGCGACCAGCCTGCGATACGACCCGCGCATTTGCCTGGCGATCGGCGCCCTCGCGGTGGCGCAGTACGGCGGGCTGTGGTTGGTGCTGGCCGCGCTGTATGACCTGCGCGACCCGGCGCTGGTCACCGATTCGGGTTCGTACGTCGCGCTGGACCAGGTCACGCGGCTTATCCTTCTCGGTGTCGCCGTCGTGCTGTCAACCACGCTGGTGCGCCGGGCGCAGCGGCTGCAGGACGTCAGCACGCGCGACCGCCTGACGGGCCTCCACAACCGCCTGCACTTCGAGCGGGCGCTCGAGGTCGAAATTGCGCGGGCGATGCGCTACGACCATCCCCTGGCGCTGGCCATCCTCGACGTCGATCACTTCAAGGCGATCAACGACGCCTACGGGCATGCGGCGGGCGACCGCGTCCTGCGGGCGCTCAGCGCCAGGCTGGCCGGCAGCCTCCGCCGTACCGACGTCGTCGCCAGGCACGGCGGCGAAGAGTTCGTCATCCTGATGACCGAGACCACCTCGGCTCAGGCCACCGAGCGCATCGAGCAGGTGCGCCGGGCCATTGTCGCGGAGCCCACGGCCTTCGAGGGCGAGCGCTCGATCGCGATCGATTTCAGCGCGGGCGTGGCCGGCATGCGTGGGCGAGACGATCGCATGGGTGCGGCCACCTTGCTGGATCGGGCGGATGCCCGGCTGCTGGCGGCCAAGCGCGCCGGACGGGGGCGCACCATCGGTGATGCCGCGGACGAGTCAACGGACCCCGTCCGGGAGCAGCCAGACGGCGCCGACTAG
- the scpB gene encoding SMC-Scp complex subunit ScpB has product MSDENPVDETPVDAAAVDEQPAGEQPAEEQLPRMELSQLKAVIEALVFASPDPLTPRMLYKLLNDEPKEDVLAALKALQADYVERGGLHLAEVAGGFQITTRPEYHEWVRRLFHERSSNKLSAASLETLSVIAYKQPVTAAEIGEIRSVNTSGVLATLLERHLIKIVGRKNVIGRPFLYGTTKEFLIRFGLNDLNDLPKIEDMAQQLGFDPPAVWLARRVPEEMLPLDEGDVPEGSPE; this is encoded by the coding sequence ATGAGCGACGAAAACCCGGTTGATGAAACGCCGGTGGATGCCGCGGCGGTTGACGAGCAACCGGCCGGGGAGCAGCCCGCCGAGGAGCAGTTGCCGCGGATGGAGCTGTCGCAGCTCAAGGCCGTGATCGAGGCCCTGGTGTTTGCGTCGCCCGACCCGCTGACGCCGCGCATGCTCTACAAGCTGCTCAACGACGAACCGAAGGAAGACGTGCTGGCCGCGCTCAAGGCGCTGCAGGCCGACTACGTCGAGCGCGGCGGCCTGCACCTGGCCGAAGTCGCCGGCGGCTTCCAGATCACGACCCGTCCCGAGTACCACGAGTGGGTGCGGCGGTTGTTCCACGAGCGGTCGTCGAACAAGCTGTCGGCCGCGTCGCTCGAGACCCTGTCGGTGATCGCCTACAAGCAGCCGGTCACCGCCGCCGAGATCGGCGAGATCCGCAGCGTCAACACCTCGGGCGTGCTCGCGACCCTGCTCGAGCGCCACTTGATCAAGATCGTGGGCCGCAAGAACGTGATCGGCCGGCCGTTCCTGTACGGCACCACCAAGGAGTTCCTGATCCGCTTCGGCCTGAACGACCTCAACGACCTGCCGAAGATCGAAGACATGGCGCAGCAGCTCGGGTTCGATCCGCCGGCGGTGTGGCTGGCGCGGCGGGTGCCCGAGGAGATGTTGCCACTCGACGAGGGCGACGTGCCCGAGGGGTCGCCGGAGTGA
- a CDS encoding site-2 protease family protein, protein MLIASLSVHEAAHAWASDRLGDPTARRLGRLSLNPAVHVDPIGTLLFPLIAIMTSLPLIGWAKPVPVDFRFLKHPKRDFALIAAAGPASNVAMAVIGAGVLLVLPGVAPGDLAGRVVMTPLFQFLDFFVVINVLLALFNMVPVPPLDGGNVLMGILPPAGGRLVARMRPYGFMILYALMLTGALSTLLGPVAYFMLSLLGVR, encoded by the coding sequence GTGCTGATCGCCTCGCTGTCGGTGCACGAGGCGGCGCACGCGTGGGCGTCCGATCGACTGGGCGATCCCACGGCGCGGCGGCTGGGCCGGTTGTCGCTCAACCCCGCGGTTCACGTCGACCCGATCGGGACGCTGCTGTTCCCGTTGATCGCCATCATGACGAGCCTGCCGTTGATCGGGTGGGCCAAGCCCGTCCCGGTTGACTTCCGGTTCCTCAAGCACCCGAAGCGGGATTTTGCCCTGATTGCGGCGGCTGGCCCGGCGAGCAACGTGGCGATGGCGGTGATCGGCGCCGGCGTCCTCTTGGTCCTGCCCGGCGTGGCCCCAGGCGACCTCGCCGGCCGTGTCGTGATGACGCCGCTGTTTCAGTTCCTGGATTTCTTCGTCGTCATCAACGTGCTGCTCGCGCTGTTCAACATGGTGCCGGTCCCGCCCCTCGACGGTGGCAACGTCCTGATGGGCATCCTGCCACCGGCCGGCGGCCGCCTCGTCGCCCGGATGCGGCCATATGGCTTCATGATTTTGTATGCTTTGATGCTAACCGGTGCCCTGAGCACGCTGCTCGGGCCGGTCGCGTATTTCATGTTGAGTCTGCTAGGAGTCCGGTGA
- a CDS encoding PQQ-binding-like beta-propeller repeat protein encodes MKRIVIRVVPALVLLVAAYAWVAPLVSGQASPMPSTRNGEWPMYTADLRGSKYSPLDQINGTNFSKLEVAWRLKTDNFGPRPETKLEGTPIMVKGMLYATAGTRRAVVAVEPRTGEIKWTYSLDEGERATRWAPRQLSGRGLSYYTDGKGDDRVVYVTTGYQLVSLNAKTGQPVAGFGKGGIVDLKVGIMINGKQADLEKSEIGLHSTPTVVGDVILVGSSMFEGLGYEYATNVQGQARAFDAKTGKLLWAFKGIPGRGEFGFDTWEKESAGYTGNNGVWTQITADPEAGLVYLPVETPTIDEYGGNRPGDNLFAESLVAVDLKTGVRKWHFQFVHHPLWDHDMSSAPLLIDTTIDGKPRKIVAVPSKQGWLYCFDRITGVPIWPIEERPVPQTTMEHEQTAKTQPFPTKPAPYARTYVAESDLIDFTPALRAQALKNLKLFRWEPTPYVPPTGPESKLLGGINIGNTSGGTNWPGAGFDVETGIFYSQANMTNVTVGHYDEEEFAKVTPTNKGNRTPRWEAEPNYGLRVERPAPTPGAPAAPPAGINFPGGQGRRALAEGLEGLPIVKPPYGVLAAIDLKNPDKLMFQVPHGDTPDAIRNHPLLKGLNIGKTGQGGSVGVLITKTLVVVGDPQFTAPPGRARGAMLRAYDKQTGAQLGEVLLPAPVLGMPMTYSINGQQYIVVGVSGGNYTGEYISLRLPR; translated from the coding sequence ATGAAGCGCATCGTAATTCGGGTTGTGCCCGCTTTGGTGCTGCTTGTCGCGGCTTACGCGTGGGTCGCGCCACTCGTATCCGGACAGGCCAGCCCGATGCCGAGCACCAGGAACGGCGAGTGGCCGATGTACACCGCGGACCTTCGCGGCAGCAAGTACTCGCCCCTCGATCAGATCAACGGCACGAACTTCAGCAAGCTCGAAGTGGCCTGGCGCCTGAAGACCGACAACTTCGGTCCCCGGCCCGAGACCAAGCTCGAAGGCACGCCCATCATGGTCAAGGGCATGCTGTATGCGACGGCCGGCACGCGCCGCGCCGTGGTGGCGGTCGAGCCGCGCACCGGCGAGATCAAGTGGACCTACAGCCTCGATGAGGGCGAGCGCGCGACGCGCTGGGCTCCCCGTCAGCTGTCGGGCCGCGGCCTCTCCTACTACACCGACGGCAAGGGCGACGACCGCGTCGTTTATGTCACGACCGGCTACCAGCTGGTGTCGCTCAACGCCAAGACCGGCCAGCCCGTGGCCGGCTTCGGCAAGGGCGGCATTGTCGACCTCAAGGTCGGCATCATGATCAACGGCAAGCAGGCCGACCTCGAGAAGTCGGAAATCGGCCTCCACTCGACGCCCACCGTCGTCGGTGACGTGATCCTCGTCGGGTCGTCGATGTTCGAAGGCCTCGGCTACGAGTACGCCACCAACGTGCAGGGCCAGGCCCGCGCGTTCGACGCGAAGACCGGCAAGCTGCTGTGGGCCTTCAAGGGCATCCCCGGCCGCGGCGAGTTCGGCTTCGACACGTGGGAAAAGGAATCGGCGGGCTACACCGGCAACAACGGTGTGTGGACGCAGATCACCGCGGATCCGGAAGCCGGCCTCGTTTACCTGCCGGTTGAAACGCCCACCATCGACGAGTACGGCGGCAACCGCCCCGGCGACAACCTGTTCGCCGAAAGCCTCGTCGCGGTTGACCTGAAGACCGGCGTGCGCAAGTGGCACTTCCAGTTCGTGCATCACCCGCTGTGGGACCACGACATGTCGTCGGCGCCGCTGTTGATCGACACGACGATCGACGGCAAGCCGCGCAAGATTGTGGCCGTGCCCTCCAAGCAGGGCTGGCTCTACTGCTTCGACCGCATCACCGGCGTGCCCATTTGGCCGATCGAAGAGCGTCCCGTTCCGCAGACGACGATGGAACACGAGCAGACGGCGAAGACGCAGCCCTTCCCGACCAAGCCGGCCCCGTACGCCCGCACCTACGTGGCTGAGAGCGACCTGATCGACTTCACGCCCGCGCTGCGCGCGCAGGCGCTGAAGAACCTCAAGCTGTTCCGCTGGGAGCCCACGCCGTACGTGCCGCCCACGGGTCCCGAGTCCAAGCTGCTGGGCGGCATCAACATCGGCAACACCAGCGGTGGCACCAACTGGCCCGGCGCCGGCTTCGACGTCGAGACCGGCATCTTCTACTCGCAGGCCAACATGACCAACGTCACCGTTGGGCACTACGACGAGGAAGAGTTCGCCAAGGTGACGCCGACCAACAAGGGCAACCGCACGCCGCGTTGGGAAGCCGAGCCGAACTACGGCCTCCGCGTGGAGCGTCCCGCGCCCACGCCTGGTGCGCCCGCGGCGCCGCCCGCCGGCATCAACTTCCCCGGCGGCCAGGGCCGGCGCGCCCTCGCTGAAGGCCTCGAGGGCCTGCCGATCGTCAAGCCGCCCTACGGCGTGCTCGCCGCGATCGACCTGAAGAACCCGGACAAGCTCATGTTCCAGGTACCCCACGGCGACACGCCCGATGCGATTCGCAACCACCCGCTGCTGAAGGGCCTGAACATCGGCAAGACCGGTCAGGGCGGTAGCGTCGGCGTGCTCATCACCAAGACCTTGGTGGTGGTCGGCGATCCGCAGTTCACGGCGCCTCCGGGCCGCGCCCGCGGCGCGATGCTCCGCGCCTATGACAAGCAGACGGGGGCGCAGCTCGGCGAAGTGCTGCTCCCGGCGCCCGTCCTCGGCATGCCGATGACCTACTCGATCAACGGCCAGCAGTACATCGTCGTCGGCGTCAGCGGTGGCAACTACACCGGCGAGTACATCTCGTTGAGGCTGCCGCGCTAG
- the trpS gene encoding tryptophan--tRNA ligase produces the protein MTKQRVLSGMRPTGKLHLGHLVGALHNWVALQDKYDSFHCVVDWHALTTNYADTSDIVANGLDNVADWIGSGLDPEKSTFFVQSLVPEHAELYLLFQMVTPIPWLERVPTYKEQMEQLTDRDLSSIGFLGYPLLQAADIVVYDANWVPVGEDQVPHIELTREVVRRFNNFYPAAALVEPQALLTPTPRLPGLDNRKMSKSYNNTIDLSDDTKTVQNKVRQMYTDPKRVRADIPGTVEGNPVFMYHDAFNPNVAEVDDLKARYREGKVGDVEVKTKLAIAINAMLDPIRERRAQALAKPGYLREVLMDGSRQARVVAQATMERVREAVKLKY, from the coding sequence GTGACGAAGCAACGGGTGTTGTCGGGCATGCGCCCGACGGGAAAGCTCCATCTCGGCCACCTCGTCGGGGCGCTGCACAACTGGGTCGCGCTGCAGGACAAGTACGACTCGTTCCACTGCGTCGTCGATTGGCATGCCCTGACCACCAACTACGCCGACACGTCCGACATCGTGGCCAACGGCCTCGACAACGTCGCCGACTGGATTGGGTCCGGCCTCGATCCGGAGAAGAGCACCTTCTTCGTCCAGTCGCTGGTGCCCGAACACGCCGAGCTCTACCTGCTGTTCCAGATGGTGACGCCGATTCCGTGGCTCGAACGGGTGCCCACCTACAAGGAGCAGATGGAGCAGTTGACCGATCGTGACCTGTCGAGCATCGGGTTTCTCGGTTACCCGCTGCTGCAGGCGGCCGACATCGTGGTCTACGACGCCAACTGGGTGCCGGTCGGCGAAGACCAGGTGCCGCACATCGAGCTGACGCGCGAAGTGGTTCGGCGCTTCAATAACTTCTATCCGGCGGCGGCGCTGGTCGAGCCGCAGGCGTTGCTCACGCCGACGCCGCGGCTGCCCGGCCTCGACAACCGGAAGATGAGCAAGAGCTACAACAACACCATCGACCTGTCAGACGACACCAAGACGGTGCAGAACAAGGTGCGGCAGATGTACACGGACCCCAAGCGTGTGCGCGCCGACATCCCGGGCACGGTCGAGGGGAACCCGGTGTTCATGTACCACGACGCCTTCAACCCGAATGTGGCCGAAGTGGACGACCTCAAGGCCCGCTACCGCGAGGGCAAGGTCGGCGATGTCGAGGTGAAGACCAAGCTGGCCATCGCCATCAACGCCATGCTCGATCCCATTCGCGAGCGCCGCGCCCAGGCCCTGGCCAAACCGGGCTACCTGCGCGAGGTGCTGATGGACGGGTCCAGGCAGGCGCGCGTGGTGGCGCAGGCGACCATGGAACGCGTGCGTGAAGCCGTGAAGCTGAAGTACTAA
- a CDS encoding pseudouridine synthase translates to MKETGPGVRLQKILSSAGVASRRASEQMILEGRVTVNGETVRTLGTKANPATDAIKVDGRRIKLDVKDRYIILYKPKGYVTTRSDPEGRRTVMDLIGEGAYIYPVGRLDFDSEGLLLMMTDGDLAARLTHPRHEVDKVYEVIVLGLPDPKAMEKLRKGVFIDGRRTSPADVHAGTTVKGPRPTTLLTITLREGRNRQIRKMCRSVGLPVRDLRRIGMGPIGLGRLKPGQWRDLTPDEVRQLKASV, encoded by the coding sequence GTGAAAGAAACCGGTCCGGGCGTTCGTCTTCAGAAGATTCTCTCGTCCGCGGGCGTGGCGTCGCGCCGGGCCTCGGAGCAGATGATTCTCGAGGGGCGCGTGACGGTGAACGGCGAGACGGTGCGCACGCTCGGCACCAAGGCCAATCCCGCCACCGACGCCATCAAGGTGGACGGCCGCCGCATCAAGCTCGACGTGAAGGACCGCTACATCATCCTCTACAAGCCGAAAGGCTACGTCACGACGCGGAGCGATCCCGAGGGCCGGCGGACGGTGATGGACCTGATTGGCGAGGGCGCCTACATCTATCCCGTGGGGCGGCTGGACTTCGACTCGGAAGGCCTCCTGCTGATGATGACCGACGGCGATCTCGCGGCGCGTCTCACCCACCCGCGGCACGAGGTGGACAAGGTCTACGAGGTCATCGTGCTGGGCCTGCCCGATCCCAAGGCGATGGAGAAGCTGCGCAAGGGCGTGTTCATCGATGGCCGGCGCACCTCGCCGGCCGACGTCCATGCCGGCACCACCGTGAAGGGCCCGCGCCCGACCACCCTGTTGACCATCACGCTGCGGGAGGGCCGGAACCGCCAGATTCGGAAGATGTGCCGGAGCGTGGGGCTCCCGGTGCGGGATTTGCGCCGAATTGGCATGGGCCCCATTGGCCTGGGCCGGCTCAAACCCGGCCAGTGGCGGGACTTGACCCCCGACGAAGTCCGCCAGCTCAAAGCCAGCGTTTAG